From the genome of Thermoflexus hugenholtzii, one region includes:
- a CDS encoding diacylglycerol kinase family protein, translated as MRARTLWESFGFAFAGLRYAWRTQRNLRIHGAITALVIALAGLLGFDPLRWAILLLTIAMVWAAELLNTALETVVDLVSPTFHPMARIAKDVSAGMVLLCAIAAVLIGLALFGPPLWALGARFR; from the coding sequence GTGCGCGCGCGCACCCTGTGGGAGAGCTTCGGTTTTGCCTTCGCCGGGCTGCGCTACGCCTGGCGGACCCAGCGGAACCTGCGGATCCATGGGGCGATCACGGCTCTGGTGATCGCCCTCGCCGGGCTGCTCGGGTTCGATCCCCTCCGCTGGGCCATCCTCCTGCTCACCATCGCCATGGTGTGGGCGGCGGAGCTGCTCAACACCGCCCTCGAGACGGTGGTGGATCTCGTCAGCCCCACCTTCCATCCGATGGCCCGGATCGCCAAGGACGTGTCGGCGGGGATGGTTCTGCTGTGCGCCATCGCCGCTGTGCTGATCGGCCTGGCCCTCTTCGGCCCGCCCCTGTGGGCCCTCGGTGCCCGCTTTCGTTAA
- the sufD gene encoding Fe-S cluster assembly protein SufD codes for MAEASEIREAARGIGPEAFQAFLAAREEPDWLRQARREAWEILRETPKPGPTDEAWRRTDIQALAVEELATVLFPDGSSPAPEMRQIVEPSEDLSGGLLLLDSGVALHWLDERLHRRGLIFTDLATAAREHPDLVASHLGQVVRPGDGFFAAMNGAFWRNGIFLYVPRDLEVPLPLRAVIGLQELPTDISRILIVVEPGAQVTFIDERLADDAVGAAFHNGVVEIHLKENARLTYIALQNWGRYMWNFTHERAFVDRDSTLDWVVVGMGGGVTKTFLEVALIGRGSTAYMSGVFFLDGQQHADYDTEQDHIAPYTKSDLLYKVALKDRARSVWQGMIRAHPGAQKTDAYQANRNLILSPHARADSIPGLEIMANDLRCTHGATVGQINEEELFYLMSRGLSRTVATRLIVEGFFAPVLDRIPVADVRRQADHIIHRKLGVPPEEE; via the coding sequence ATGGCGGAAGCATCGGAGATCCGCGAAGCGGCCCGGGGGATCGGGCCGGAGGCCTTCCAGGCCTTCCTGGCCGCCCGGGAGGAACCCGATTGGCTCCGGCAAGCCCGCCGGGAGGCCTGGGAGATCCTGCGGGAGACCCCCAAGCCCGGCCCGACCGATGAAGCATGGCGGCGCACCGACATCCAGGCCCTGGCTGTGGAGGAGCTGGCCACCGTCCTTTTCCCGGACGGATCCTCCCCGGCCCCGGAGATGCGCCAAATCGTGGAGCCGAGCGAGGACCTGTCGGGGGGGCTGCTGTTGCTCGACAGCGGGGTGGCCCTGCACTGGCTGGATGAGCGCCTGCACCGCCGGGGTCTGATCTTCACGGATCTGGCCACTGCGGCCCGGGAGCATCCGGACCTCGTCGCCTCGCACCTGGGACAGGTGGTCCGGCCGGGGGACGGCTTCTTCGCCGCGATGAACGGCGCCTTCTGGCGCAACGGCATCTTCCTGTATGTGCCGCGGGATCTGGAGGTCCCCCTGCCCCTGCGGGCGGTGATCGGCTTGCAGGAGCTGCCGACCGACATCTCTCGCATCCTGATCGTGGTGGAGCCGGGCGCTCAGGTGACCTTCATCGACGAACGCCTGGCGGATGACGCGGTGGGGGCCGCCTTCCACAACGGGGTGGTGGAGATCCACCTGAAGGAGAACGCCCGCCTGACCTACATCGCCCTCCAGAACTGGGGCCGTTACATGTGGAACTTCACCCACGAGCGGGCCTTTGTGGACCGCGACAGCACCCTGGACTGGGTGGTGGTGGGGATGGGAGGTGGCGTCACCAAGACCTTCCTGGAGGTCGCCCTCATCGGCCGCGGGTCCACAGCCTACATGTCCGGCGTCTTCTTCCTGGACGGCCAGCAACACGCCGACTACGACACCGAGCAGGATCACATCGCGCCCTACACCAAAAGCGATCTGCTCTACAAAGTCGCCCTGAAGGATCGAGCCCGCTCCGTTTGGCAGGGGATGATCCGGGCGCACCCCGGAGCTCAGAAGACCGACGCTTACCAGGCCAACCGCAACCTGATCCTCTCCCCCCATGCCCGGGCGGACTCCATCCCCGGCCTGGAGATCATGGCCAACGACCTGCGCTGCACCCACGGGGCCACTGTCGGCCAGATCAACGAGGAAGAGCTCTTCTATCTGATGTCCCGCGGCCTCTCCCGGACGGTCGCCACGCGGCTCATCGTGGAGGGGTTCTTCGCACCCGTCTTGGACCGTATCCCTGTGGCCGATGTCCGGCGCCAGGCGGATCACATCATCCACCGCAAGCTGGGCGTGCCACCGGAGGAAGAGTAG
- the sufC gene encoding Fe-S cluster assembly ATPase SufC — MEDALIIRDLHVRVEGKPVLRGVDLTVRKGEIHALMGPNGSGKTTLAYVLMGHPAYTVERGEVLWKGQNLLELPPDERAHLGLFLAFQYPVAVPGVTVANFLRTALNERRKRLNPEDKGIPIPEFRKLLREKLALLGLEESFASRYVNDGFSGGEKKRLEILQMAVLQPEMAILDETDSGLDIDGVRTVAEGINRVFGPHMGILLITHYQRILNYVKPHFVHVMYNGRIVASGGPELALELEEKGYEWLREQFAEQPTA, encoded by the coding sequence ATGGAGGACGCGCTGATCATCCGGGATCTCCACGTCCGCGTGGAGGGCAAGCCGGTCCTGCGGGGGGTGGATCTGACGGTGCGCAAGGGGGAGATCCACGCCCTGATGGGCCCGAACGGTTCCGGCAAGACCACCCTGGCCTACGTCCTGATGGGACATCCCGCTTACACCGTGGAGCGGGGGGAGGTGCTCTGGAAGGGGCAGAACCTTCTGGAGCTGCCGCCCGACGAGCGGGCCCATCTGGGGCTGTTCCTGGCCTTCCAGTATCCGGTGGCGGTGCCGGGGGTCACGGTGGCCAACTTCCTGCGCACGGCGCTGAACGAGCGCCGCAAGCGCCTGAACCCCGAGGACAAAGGGATCCCGATCCCGGAGTTCCGCAAGCTGTTGCGAGAGAAGCTGGCCCTGCTGGGGCTGGAGGAATCCTTTGCCAGCCGTTACGTCAACGATGGCTTCTCCGGCGGCGAGAAGAAGCGGCTGGAGATCCTCCAGATGGCCGTGTTGCAGCCGGAGATGGCCATCCTGGATGAGACCGACTCGGGGCTGGACATCGACGGGGTGCGCACGGTGGCCGAGGGGATCAACCGGGTCTTCGGCCCCCACATGGGGATCCTGCTCATCACCCACTATCAGCGCATCCTGAACTACGTGAAGCCTCACTTCGTTCACGTGATGTATAACGGCCGCATCGTGGCCTCCGGCGGGCCGGAGCTGGCCCTGGAGCTGGAGGAGAAGGGCTACGAGTGGCTGCGAGAGCAGTTCGCCGAGCAACCCACGGCCTGA
- a CDS encoding metalloregulator ArsR/SmtB family transcription factor — protein sequence MSQTRQQILQRLKERGRMTAAQLAEELGLTPVTVHYHLNILQRQGLVDAQVERRGVGRPRLVFFLREEALSQFPQGYHRLAARLLNELKSRLPEEEIHRLFIAMAQEIAVEHGERVRACRTLEEKLEALVELLGEEGFLARWERLGNELRLHQYNCPYNYVVHHHPEVCDLDRALIALTLEADVERSSCILSGDLCCTFIIRTAAPSSVSFQREEPSYPSAA from the coding sequence ATGAGCCAGACCCGACAGCAGATCCTGCAGCGTTTAAAGGAACGGGGGCGGATGACCGCGGCGCAGCTCGCCGAGGAGCTGGGGCTTACGCCGGTCACCGTCCATTATCACCTGAACATCCTGCAGCGTCAAGGGTTGGTGGATGCGCAGGTGGAGCGGCGGGGGGTGGGCCGGCCCCGGCTGGTGTTCTTCCTGCGGGAGGAGGCCCTCTCCCAGTTCCCCCAGGGTTACCATCGCCTAGCTGCTCGTCTGCTCAACGAACTTAAATCCCGTCTCCCCGAGGAGGAGATCCACCGCCTCTTCATCGCCATGGCGCAGGAGATCGCGGTGGAGCATGGGGAGCGGGTGCGGGCCTGCCGGACTCTGGAGGAAAAGCTGGAGGCCCTGGTGGAGCTGCTGGGGGAGGAAGGTTTCCTGGCCCGATGGGAGCGCCTGGGCAATGAGCTCCGCCTCCATCAATACAATTGCCCTTACAATTATGTGGTCCATCATCATCCTGAGGTGTGCGACCTGGATCGAGCCCTCATCGCCCTTACCCTGGAGGCGGACGTGGAGCGTTCCAGTTGCATCCTGAGCGGCGATCTCTGCTGCACCTTCATCATCCGAACCGCCGCGCCTTCGTCCGTCAGCTTCCAGAGGGAGGAGCCCTCCTATCCCTCCGCCGCGTGA
- a CDS encoding acetate--CoA ligase: protein MKELNLQVVWHPDPETAERSNVSAQMRRLGLPSYEAFLEWSFTDPHGFWKAFFEDTGFRWRAPYRETLDVRNGAPWARWFVDGALNATESALDRHVEAGRGEAIALIWEGEEGEIRRYTYRQVFEEVARLAGALRALGVQPGDRIGLFLPMIPEVAFALLAAMRIGAIVIPLFSGFGPEAVAVRLQDAEARFLITADGFPRRGRIVPMKEIADEALRAAPSVEKVLVVRRAGNPIPWREGRDLWLHEVIGRGAPVHEAPAFPSETPFMIIYTSGTTGRPKGTVHVHGGAPIKAAQDMFHLFDVKPVDVIHWVTDIGWMMGPWLILGSLTLGATCLIYDGAPDHPEPDRLWELVERHGVTILGVSPTLIRALMRAGTEWPDRHAMPSLRLLGSTGEPWNPEPWLWTFQHVGKGRCPIINYSGGTEIFGGILGCTVLRPLKPCSFNTVVPGVQADCVDEAGRPVREEVGLLVIRNLNPGMTRGFWRDPERYLETYWSRWEGLWYHGDLVYIDEDGFWYILGRADDTLKVGGKRLGPAEMESVLVEHPAVAEAAVIGVPDEIKGEAPVAFVVLRPGYEPDEELRAALMEHVARRMGKALAPKEVRFVRDIPKTRNAKLMRRVIRAVYLGRDPGDLSALENPQAVEEIRRAR, encoded by the coding sequence ATGAAAGAGTTGAACCTTCAGGTCGTCTGGCATCCGGACCCGGAGACGGCGGAGCGGAGCAACGTCTCCGCCCAGATGCGCCGGCTGGGCCTTCCCTCTTATGAAGCCTTCCTCGAATGGTCCTTCACCGACCCCCATGGCTTCTGGAAAGCCTTCTTCGAGGACACCGGCTTCCGCTGGCGCGCCCCCTATCGGGAGACCCTGGACGTTCGCAACGGGGCACCATGGGCCCGATGGTTTGTGGACGGGGCCCTGAACGCCACCGAGAGCGCTTTAGATCGCCACGTGGAGGCCGGGCGCGGGGAGGCCATCGCCCTGATCTGGGAGGGAGAAGAAGGGGAGATCCGCCGCTACACCTATCGCCAGGTTTTCGAGGAGGTCGCCCGGCTGGCCGGGGCGCTGCGCGCCCTGGGCGTGCAGCCCGGCGATCGCATCGGGTTGTTCCTGCCCATGATCCCGGAGGTGGCCTTCGCCCTGCTGGCCGCCATGCGCATCGGGGCCATTGTCATCCCCCTGTTCTCCGGCTTCGGCCCTGAGGCGGTGGCCGTGCGCCTGCAGGACGCGGAGGCCCGCTTCCTGATCACCGCGGATGGTTTCCCCCGACGGGGACGGATCGTTCCGATGAAGGAGATCGCCGATGAGGCCCTGCGCGCCGCCCCCAGCGTGGAGAAGGTCCTCGTGGTCCGCCGGGCCGGCAACCCCATCCCGTGGCGGGAAGGGCGGGACCTCTGGCTCCACGAGGTCATCGGCCGGGGGGCGCCCGTTCACGAGGCGCCCGCCTTCCCCAGCGAGACACCTTTCATGATCATCTACACCTCAGGGACCACCGGCCGGCCCAAGGGGACAGTCCACGTCCACGGCGGGGCGCCCATCAAAGCCGCCCAGGATATGTTCCACCTCTTCGATGTGAAGCCGGTGGACGTCATCCACTGGGTGACCGACATCGGCTGGATGATGGGGCCCTGGCTGATCCTGGGCAGCCTGACCCTGGGCGCGACGTGCCTGATCTACGACGGGGCGCCCGATCACCCGGAGCCGGACCGCCTGTGGGAGCTGGTGGAGCGGCATGGCGTCACCATCCTGGGCGTCTCCCCCACTCTGATCCGGGCCCTCATGCGCGCGGGGACGGAATGGCCGGATCGTCACGCCATGCCCTCGCTGCGCCTGCTGGGCTCCACCGGCGAACCGTGGAACCCGGAGCCGTGGCTGTGGACCTTCCAGCACGTGGGCAAGGGGCGATGTCCGATCATCAACTACTCCGGAGGCACGGAGATCTTCGGAGGCATCCTGGGCTGCACCGTGCTGCGCCCCCTCAAACCCTGCTCCTTCAACACCGTCGTCCCCGGCGTCCAGGCGGACTGCGTGGACGAGGCCGGGCGGCCGGTGCGGGAAGAGGTGGGCCTCCTGGTGATCCGCAACCTGAACCCCGGGATGACCCGGGGCTTCTGGCGGGATCCCGAACGCTACCTGGAGACCTACTGGTCGCGCTGGGAGGGGCTCTGGTATCACGGGGACCTGGTTTACATCGACGAGGACGGCTTCTGGTATATCCTGGGGCGGGCGGATGACACCCTGAAGGTGGGCGGCAAGCGCCTGGGCCCGGCGGAGATGGAATCCGTGCTGGTGGAGCACCCTGCGGTGGCTGAGGCGGCGGTGATCGGCGTCCCGGATGAGATCAAGGGAGAAGCCCCCGTGGCCTTCGTGGTCCTGAGGCCCGGTTATGAGCCCGACGAGGAGCTGCGGGCGGCGCTGATGGAGCACGTGGCCCGGCGGATGGGCAAAGCCCTGGCGCCGAAGGAGGTCCGCTTCGTCCGCGACATCCCCAAGACCCGCAACGCCAAGCTGATGCGCCGGGTCATCCGCGCCGTCTACCTGGGGCGTGACCCCGGGGACCTCTCCGCCCTGGAGAACCCGCAGGCGGTCGAGGAGATCCGCCGGGCTCGCTGA
- a CDS encoding molybdopterin-dependent oxidoreductase produces MKLTRREFLQRGGALAGMWMGLSRIGEPVLAFLRARGARWPWYRPDEVRITYNYCDMCMWRCGMLVYTVNGRVVKVEGNPKDPKSRGRLCGRGQAAVAHLYDPDRLRKPLIRTGERGTWSFREATWEEALDRAAEALARLRDQYGPESVAWFAHTTGDFWFGDYLPLAFGSPNVGKPATGLCLTPREVAAQITFGRGVGGHEPVDWENTRYIVLIGNHIGENAHNTVMQDFARALARGAKLVVVDPRCSTAALKAHRWLPIKPGTDTALLLAWMNVLITEGLYDREYIEKYTVGFERLAEHIRPFTPEWAAPITEIPAEVIREVAREMAAHRPQVVIPPGRHVVWYGNDTQRMRALFILNVLLGNVGRRGGLYIPRAPALDPYPHPPFPVEVAAGGCGAAATGIRIPDTPGHPPRADGVGSKFATGPVVIQELIEPMITGQPYPIRGLVVYGVNLFHSIPNVPRTIEALKRLEFVLAIDVLPQEHLAWADIVLPEATFLERYDELWVALHRTPYIALREPAVEPLPDTRPGWWIARELGLRLGLADYFQWSSIEEYLNTRLMSVGLSLDRLREAGGVFTWPGKPYLEDYGEGETPFPTPSGKIEIYSEALARAGFDPLPVYEPVEEPLPGYFRLLYGRHPLHTFGKTQNNPWLAEVYPENEVWVNDEAAAALGLKNGDLVLLENQDGVRSGPVRVRATPRIRKDAVYLVHGFGHRGSRLSRAEGRGASDNLLITRYRLDPISGGAGMRVNFVRLIREV; encoded by the coding sequence ATGAAGCTGACCCGTCGGGAGTTCCTGCAACGTGGGGGCGCCCTTGCGGGGATGTGGATGGGCCTCTCCCGGATCGGAGAGCCTGTGCTCGCCTTCCTTCGAGCCCGCGGGGCGCGCTGGCCGTGGTATCGTCCCGATGAGGTGCGGATCACTTACAACTACTGCGATATGTGCATGTGGCGCTGTGGCATGCTGGTCTATACCGTGAACGGCCGGGTCGTGAAGGTGGAGGGCAACCCGAAGGACCCGAAGAGCCGGGGCCGTCTGTGCGGCCGGGGTCAGGCGGCCGTGGCCCACCTTTACGATCCGGACCGTCTGCGCAAGCCGCTGATCCGCACCGGGGAACGGGGGACCTGGTCGTTCCGGGAGGCGACCTGGGAGGAGGCGCTGGATCGAGCGGCGGAAGCGCTGGCTCGCCTCCGGGATCAGTATGGGCCGGAGTCGGTGGCGTGGTTTGCCCACACCACCGGGGACTTCTGGTTCGGGGACTATCTGCCTCTGGCTTTCGGCAGCCCCAACGTCGGCAAGCCGGCCACCGGCCTCTGTCTGACCCCCCGCGAGGTTGCCGCTCAGATCACCTTCGGGCGGGGCGTAGGCGGCCACGAGCCGGTGGACTGGGAGAACACCCGCTACATCGTCCTCATCGGCAATCACATCGGGGAGAACGCCCACAACACAGTGATGCAGGACTTCGCCCGGGCCCTGGCCCGGGGGGCGAAGCTCGTGGTGGTGGATCCCCGCTGCTCCACGGCGGCGCTGAAGGCGCACCGCTGGCTGCCCATCAAGCCCGGCACGGACACGGCCCTTCTTCTGGCCTGGATGAACGTCCTGATCACCGAAGGGCTTTACGATCGCGAATACATCGAGAAATACACGGTTGGCTTTGAGCGTCTGGCGGAGCATATCCGTCCCTTCACTCCGGAATGGGCGGCCCCGATCACCGAGATCCCGGCGGAGGTGATCCGGGAGGTCGCCCGGGAGATGGCAGCCCACCGGCCTCAGGTGGTGATCCCGCCCGGGCGGCATGTGGTCTGGTATGGGAACGACACCCAGCGCATGCGGGCGCTCTTCATCCTGAACGTGTTGCTGGGCAACGTGGGGCGGCGGGGCGGCCTCTACATCCCGCGGGCGCCGGCCCTGGATCCCTATCCGCACCCGCCTTTCCCGGTGGAGGTGGCGGCGGGAGGATGCGGCGCGGCGGCGACGGGCATCCGGATCCCGGACACGCCGGGGCATCCGCCCCGCGCGGATGGGGTGGGGAGCAAGTTCGCCACCGGCCCCGTGGTCATCCAGGAGCTCATCGAGCCGATGATCACCGGCCAGCCCTATCCCATCCGCGGCCTGGTCGTCTACGGGGTCAACCTGTTCCATTCGATCCCCAACGTCCCGCGCACCATCGAGGCGTTGAAGCGCCTGGAGTTCGTCCTGGCCATCGATGTGCTCCCCCAGGAGCACCTGGCCTGGGCGGACATCGTCCTGCCGGAGGCGACGTTCCTGGAGCGTTACGATGAGCTGTGGGTGGCTTTGCACCGCACGCCCTACATCGCCTTGCGGGAGCCGGCGGTGGAGCCTCTGCCGGACACCCGTCCGGGTTGGTGGATCGCCCGGGAGCTGGGGTTGCGGCTGGGTCTGGCCGATTACTTCCAGTGGTCCAGCATCGAGGAATACCTGAACACCCGCCTGATGTCCGTGGGCCTCTCCCTGGACCGGCTGCGGGAGGCGGGCGGGGTCTTCACTTGGCCCGGCAAGCCTTACCTGGAGGACTACGGGGAGGGGGAGACGCCGTTCCCCACCCCCAGCGGCAAGATCGAGATCTACTCGGAGGCCCTGGCCCGGGCGGGTTTCGATCCGCTCCCCGTTTATGAGCCGGTGGAGGAGCCGCTGCCGGGATACTTCCGCCTGCTGTATGGGCGGCACCCGCTCCACACCTTCGGCAAGACCCAGAACAACCCCTGGCTGGCGGAGGTTTATCCGGAGAACGAGGTGTGGGTCAACGATGAGGCGGCTGCCGCGCTGGGCTTGAAGAACGGCGACCTGGTTCTCCTGGAGAACCAGGACGGCGTCCGCAGCGGTCCGGTGCGGGTGCGGGCGACCCCGCGTATCCGCAAGGATGCCGTCTATCTGGTTC
- the sufB gene encoding Fe-S cluster assembly protein SufB, translated as MAAETFDLSELGTYKYGFAMPERYVYKARKGLSREIVEEISWLKGEPDWMREFRLRALEIFLAKPMPTWGADLSGINFDDIYYYIKPTDKKSRSWDEVPEEIRRTFELLGIPEAERKFLAGVGAQYESEVVYHNLQEHLRKLGVIFVDTDTAVREYPDLVREYFGTVVPPDDNKFAALNSAVWSGGSFIYVPPGVHVDLPLQAYFRINAQNVGQFERTLIIAEEGSFVHYVEGCTAPIYTTDSLHSAVVEIIVKPGARVRYTTIQNWSTNVYNLVTKRAVVYRDAVMEWVDCNLGSKVTMKYPSVYLMEPGARGEILSIAFAGRGQHQDAGGKAIHAAPHTRSRIISKSISKDGGRTSYRGLVRVYPGAEGSTVSVNCDALILDEISRSDTYPYMEIEEDNVTIGHEATVSKISDEQLFYLMSRGIPQEEAAAMIVTGFVEPLVKELPMEYAVEMNRLIRLQMSGSVG; from the coding sequence ATGGCGGCGGAGACCTTCGATCTGAGCGAGCTGGGCACGTATAAATACGGGTTCGCAATGCCCGAGCGTTACGTCTATAAGGCCCGCAAGGGCCTCTCCCGGGAGATCGTGGAGGAGATCTCCTGGCTGAAGGGGGAGCCCGACTGGATGCGGGAGTTTCGCCTGCGAGCGCTGGAGATCTTCCTCGCCAAGCCCATGCCCACCTGGGGGGCGGACCTCTCGGGGATCAATTTCGATGACATCTACTACTACATCAAGCCCACCGACAAGAAGAGCCGCTCGTGGGACGAGGTGCCGGAGGAGATCCGGCGCACCTTCGAGCTCCTGGGCATCCCCGAGGCCGAGCGCAAGTTCCTGGCCGGAGTGGGCGCACAGTATGAAAGCGAGGTGGTTTACCACAACCTCCAGGAGCACCTGCGCAAGCTGGGCGTGATCTTCGTGGACACCGACACGGCGGTGCGGGAGTATCCGGACCTGGTGCGGGAATACTTCGGGACGGTGGTCCCGCCCGACGACAACAAGTTCGCCGCCCTGAACTCCGCCGTCTGGTCCGGCGGCTCCTTCATCTACGTGCCGCCGGGGGTCCATGTGGATCTCCCGCTTCAGGCCTACTTCCGCATCAACGCCCAGAACGTGGGCCAGTTCGAGCGCACCCTGATCATCGCGGAAGAAGGATCTTTCGTGCATTATGTAGAGGGTTGTACTGCTCCAATATATACTACCGACTCCCTGCACAGCGCGGTGGTGGAGATCATCGTCAAGCCGGGCGCCCGGGTGCGCTACACGACGATCCAGAACTGGTCCACCAACGTTTACAACCTGGTGACCAAGCGGGCTGTGGTCTATCGTGACGCGGTGATGGAGTGGGTGGATTGCAACCTGGGCTCTAAGGTGACGATGAAATACCCGAGCGTTTACCTGATGGAGCCGGGGGCCCGCGGGGAGATCCTGTCCATCGCTTTTGCGGGCCGCGGCCAGCATCAGGACGCGGGGGGGAAGGCGATCCACGCCGCTCCCCACACCCGCTCCCGCATCATCTCCAAGTCCATCAGCAAGGATGGAGGGCGCACCTCCTATCGAGGCCTGGTGCGGGTCTACCCGGGCGCCGAGGGCTCCACGGTCAGCGTCAACTGCGACGCCCTGATCCTGGATGAGATCTCCCGCTCCGACACGTATCCGTATATGGAGATCGAGGAGGACAACGTCACCATCGGCCACGAGGCCACGGTGAGCAAGATCAGCGACGAGCAACTCTTCTATCTGATGAGCCGGGGCATCCCCCAGGAAGAGGCGGCGGCGATGATCGTCACCGGCTTCGTCGAGCCCCTGGTGAAGGAACTGCCCATGGAATACGCCGTGGAGATGAACCGGCTCATCCGCCTGCAGATGTCCGGCTCGGTGGGTTAA
- a CDS encoding cysteine desulfurase, translated as MGSVGLQAILDVERIRADFPILHQTVNGKPLVFLDSAASSQKPIPVIEAMNAYYRTTHANVHRGVYRLSEQATALYEEARRKIAAFIGAASPKEIIFTRNATESINLVAYAWARPFLREGDEILLTEMEHHSNLVPWFLVAQEKGLRIRYIPIDDEGRLRLDLLDALITERTRLVAVTMMSNVLGTINPLRPIIEKAHAVGAVVLVDGAQGVPHLPVNVQELGCDFLAFSGHKMCGPTGIGVLWGRRELLEAMPPFLGGGDMIRRVTFEGAEWNELPYKFEAGTPAIAEAIGLGAAVDYLSQIGLEAIHRHEQALAAYAMERLSEIPGLRIVGPPPAERGGVVAFAMDRIHPHDIATILDREGICIRAGHHCAMPLHERLGLTATARASFYLYNTMEEVDRLAEGLEIVRRTFRRLA; from the coding sequence ATGGGAAGCGTGGGGCTACAAGCCATCCTGGATGTGGAACGGATCCGGGCGGATTTCCCCATCCTCCACCAGACCGTGAACGGGAAACCCCTGGTGTTTTTGGACAGCGCGGCCAGCTCTCAGAAGCCCATCCCGGTGATCGAGGCGATGAACGCTTATTACCGCACCACCCACGCCAACGTCCACCGCGGGGTCTACCGCCTGAGCGAGCAGGCCACCGCGCTGTATGAGGAGGCCCGGCGCAAGATCGCCGCCTTCATCGGCGCCGCTTCCCCTAAAGAGATCATCTTCACCCGCAACGCCACCGAGTCCATCAACCTGGTGGCCTACGCCTGGGCCCGCCCCTTCCTGCGGGAGGGAGACGAGATCCTCCTCACGGAGATGGAGCACCACAGCAACTTGGTCCCCTGGTTCCTGGTGGCTCAGGAGAAGGGGCTCCGCATCCGATATATCCCCATCGACGATGAGGGCCGCCTGCGGCTGGATCTGCTGGATGCGCTGATCACCGAGCGGACCCGGCTGGTGGCGGTGACGATGATGTCGAACGTGCTGGGGACCATCAACCCCCTCCGACCGATCATCGAGAAGGCCCACGCGGTGGGGGCCGTCGTGTTGGTGGACGGCGCCCAGGGGGTTCCGCATCTCCCGGTGAACGTCCAGGAGCTGGGATGCGATTTCCTGGCCTTCTCCGGCCATAAGATGTGCGGCCCCACCGGGATCGGGGTGCTGTGGGGGCGGCGCGAGCTCCTGGAGGCCATGCCCCCCTTCCTGGGCGGCGGCGACATGATCCGCCGGGTCACCTTCGAGGGCGCGGAATGGAACGAGCTGCCCTACAAGTTCGAAGCGGGAACCCCGGCCATCGCCGAGGCCATCGGGCTGGGAGCGGCGGTGGATTACCTGAGCCAAATCGGGCTGGAGGCCATCCACCGCCATGAGCAGGCCCTGGCCGCCTACGCTATGGAGCGCTTGAGTGAGATCCCCGGCCTTCGCATCGTGGGGCCTCCCCCTGCGGAGCGCGGCGGCGTGGTGGCCTTCGCCATGGATCGCATCCACCCCCACGACATCGCCACCATCCTGGATCGGGAGGGCATCTGTATCCGGGCCGGCCACCACTGCGCGATGCCGCTCCATGAGCGACTGGGCCTCACCGCCACCGCCCGGGCCAGTTTCTATCTCTATAACACGATGGAAGAGGTGGACCGGCTGGCGGAGGGGCTGGAGATCGTGCGCCGGACCTTCCGGCGCCTGGCCTGA
- a CDS encoding metal-sulfur cluster assembly factor, with protein MPENEVAPQSASPAGSEEELIQKIREALRTVVDPEIGMNVVSLGLIRNIEVQPDLVQITMILTTPFCPAGPYLLEQVRYVTEQVTGRPTKVTLSMEMWDPSMMEEDALAEWGMW; from the coding sequence ATGCCGGAGAACGAGGTGGCTCCCCAGTCCGCTTCTCCTGCTGGATCCGAGGAGGAGCTGATCCAGAAGATCCGCGAGGCCCTCCGCACCGTGGTAGACCCGGAGATCGGGATGAACGTGGTCTCCCTGGGCCTGATCCGCAACATCGAGGTCCAGCCGGATCTGGTGCAGATCACCATGATCCTCACCACCCCCTTCTGCCCCGCCGGCCCCTACCTGCTGGAGCAGGTGCGTTACGTGACGGAGCAGGTGACCGGCCGGCCGACGAAGGTCACCCTGAGTATGGAGATGTGGGATCCCTCCATGATGGAGGAGGATGCCCTGGCGGAGTGGGGGATGTGGTGA